In Camelus bactrianus isolate YW-2024 breed Bactrian camel chromosome 18, ASM4877302v1, whole genome shotgun sequence, one DNA window encodes the following:
- the PALB2 gene encoding partner and localizer of BRCA2 isoform X5, with product MEEPPGKPLSCEEKEKLKEKLAFLKREYSKTLARLQRAQRAEKVKNSVKRTVEEHDSFIQQEVSTQLNHSEPKNEVSPCDSLQSNTNVDEETGEKTSITLDFEAESCSPGRGPVEGLCIQRSDDTQERFPCRIDGPDGKKSQSKLLGRRKTQERTFISLERESFFDTDSLLLSRKRLKEQEEINRENPRTPVAEVRTYLSSPKSDIPDSPAPVSETNVGSVLILPNAKLQKDADTLLSGDNFPRVAALPLHIPSDSGSGRHLEDKPPKSNCELTTHGLKNISLASNLEAQNKKMIVFTDNPEVNKTVSASGQLPRSPDSEADNSYSVNELTYDNLLANENQNLKEQDHTEMSFKSPNNVLDGRNQSLLENEVLGQSKRLSLEVISSVSTENQTQSCTMLEGLLFPAEYYVRTTRRMSTCQRKVALEAVIHSHLGVRKKGFKNKQSAKKLNLANEETNQCEIKMSNTYTEQPSSRSPQKLLSLTKVSCPTGPTKTVTQTSGRKRRGKRKSVCTPVLDHHELPLPTSFTSGVNRSQEEVALHKDQNEKAIFLEKRVKGKEGHCQKEDSLFYNNYAYLSLDDVAFSAPFLKNDMLSLKHLSPFLKTIDFQLPDEDFGPLKLEKLKSGSEKPIEPFGSKICGEGHLKERCCIAVEELAPKPTNIEKEDLEEELIFLPGKVHPKMPVKSQPQEKGLSSSILLFTPLNTVESDDNDRATVDVCSPAFPILGTTPAFGSPARCEKMSAEVVGRTCSAPQLSHLKATVSLSSDHKQCSSWTSPPELDSSLHVARRKGWPSCDQDSGPQATPLPTPSLTYKENQPSENSCQETWKHSIEQIEIADVPACDNLNPGTLQLVSKLKDPSGSCSVDVSAMWWDTAGFKEPRIVTACEYVVSLWKPLDAWQWEKIYSWHFAEVPVLQIILMPDVCNLVCVALGNLEIREIRALLCSSDGKSGKQVLLSSGNIKTVLGLTKRRLVSSSGTLCDQQVEIMTFAEDGGSKEKQFLMPPEETILTFAEVQGMQEALLGTTVMNNMVIWNLRTGQLLKKIHVGDSYQASVCHRAYSEMHFPKWMA from the exons ATGGAAGAGCCTCCCGGGAAGCCCCTCAGCtgtgaggagaaagaaaag ttgaAGGAAAAATTAGCATTCTTGAAAAGAGAATACAGCAAGACCCTGGCCCGCCTTCAG CGTGCTCAAAGAGCTGAGAAGGTTAAGAATTCTGTTAAGAGAACAGTGGAAGAACACGATTCCTTCATCCAGCAGGAAGTTTCAACACAGCTAAACCACTCAG aacCTAAAAATGAAGTATCTCCCTGTGACTCATTacaaagcaacactaatgttgatgaAGAAACTGGAGAAAAGACATCTATCACACTTGACTTTGAGGCTGAGTCCTGCAGCCCTGGACGTGGCCCAGTGGAAGGATTATGCATACAAAGATCAGATGATACCCAAGAACGTTTCCCCTGCAGGATTGATGGCCCCGATGGTAAGAAAAGTCAGAGTAAGCTGCTTGGTAGAAGAAAGACACAGGAGAGAACATTTATTTCACTGGAGAGAGAATCTTTCTTTGACACTGATTCGCTCTTACTCTCTAGAAAAAGACTAAAGGAGCAGgaagaaatcaatagagaaaaccCCAGGACACCTGTCGCTGAAGTAAGAACTTACCTTTCAAGTCCTAAGTCTGACATTCCTGATTCTCCAGCACCAGTTTCAGAAACTAATGTAGGGAGTGTATTAATTTTGCCAAATGCCAAACTGCAGAAAGATGCTGATACACTCTTAAGTGGAGATAATTTCCCCAGGGTGGCTGCACTTCCTTTGCATATTCCATCAGACAGCGGTAGTGGTCGGCACCTTGAAGATAAGCCTCCTAAAAGTAACTGTGAACTTACTACTCACGGTTTAAAAAACATTAGCCTTGCTTCAAACTTAGAggcacaaaacaaaaaaatgattgtGTTTACAGATAACCCAgaggtaaacaaaactgtaagTGCAAGTGGTCAGCTGCCTAGAAGTCCTGACTCAGAGGCAGATAACTCATATTCTGTAAATGAACTCACGTACGATAACTTATTGGCGAATGAAAACCAAAACTTAAAAGAACAAGATCACACAGAGATGTCTTTTAAATCTCCTAATAATGTTCTTGATGGTAGAAATCAAAGTCTTCTGGAAAATGAAGTTCTAGGTCAATCAAAGCGTCTTAGCCTAGAAGtaatttcttctgtttctacTGAAAATCAAACACAGTCTTGCACGATGCTTGAAGGCCTTCTCTTTCCAGCAGAATATTATGTCAGAACAACACGACGCATGTCCACCTGCCAGAGGAAAGTAGCACTGGAGGCTGTAATTCACAGTCATTTGGGTGtcagaaaaaaaggttttaaaaataagcaatctGCTAAAAAGTTAAACCTCGCCAATGAAGAAACTAACCAATGTGAAATTAAGATGTCCAACACATACACAGAACAGCCAAGTTCAAGAAGTCCTCAGAAACTTCTCTCATTAACTAAAGTCAGCTGTCCCACTGGCCCCACTAAGACGGTTACCCAGACATCTGGTAGAAAAcgcagaggaaaaagaaagtcaGTCTGCACCCCTGTGTTAGATCATCATGAGCTACCTTTGCCAACTTCTTTCACATCAGGTGTTAATAGGTCCCAGGAAGAAGTCGCCTTGCACAAAGAtcagaatgaaaaagcaatttttcTTGAGAAGAGAGTTAAAG ggaaggaaggtcactGTCAAAAAGAGGACTCGCTTTTTTACAATAATTATGCTTATTTATCTTTGGATGATGTTGCTTTCAGTGCTCCATTTCTTAAGAATGACATGCTCAGTTTAAAGCACCTGTCGCCTTTTCTCAAAACCATAGACTTTCAATTACCTGATGAAGACTTTGGACCTCTTAAGCTTGAAAAACTGAAGTCCGGCTCCGAAAAGCCGATTGAGCCTTTTGGATCGAAAATATGTGGAGAGGGGCATCTTAAAGAGAGATGTTGTATTGCTGTGGAGGAACTGGCTCCTAAACCAACCAATATAGAAAAGGAAGACTTGGAAGAGGAACTGATTTTTCTACCAGGAAAAGTACATCCTAAAATGCCAGTAAAAAGCCAGCCTCAGGAGAAGGGCCTTTCTTCATCCATTTTACTTTTCACTCCTTTAAATACTGTTGAATCTGATGATAATGACAGAGCAACGGTagatgtgtgttcacctgctttcCCCATCTTGGGCACTACTCCAGCTTTTGGCTCCCCAGCCCGATGTGAAAAGATGTCTGCAGAGGTGGTTGGACGCACTTGCTCAGCACCCCAGCTCTCTCACTTAAAAGCCACAGTCAGCCTCTCTAGCGATCATAAGCAATGCAGCAGTTGGACCAGCCCACCAGAATTAGACAGCAGCCTGCATGTGGCCAGAAGGAAAGGATGGCCTTCCTGCGACCAGGATTCTGGTCCCCAAGCAACACCTCTACCCACTCCGTCACTCACCTACAAAGAAAATCAGCCAAGTGAAAATTCGTGTCAGGAAACTTGGAAACATTCCATCGAGCAG ATTGAAATAGCAGACGTCCCTGCTTGTGATAACTTAAACCCAGGCACTCTACAATTGGTTTCAAAGTTAAAG GATCCTTCAGGTTCCTGCTCTGTGGACGTGAGTGCCATGTGGTGGGACACAGCTGGTTTCAAAGAGCCACGTATCGTAACCGCCTGTGAATATGTAGTTTCTCTTTGGAAACCTCTGGATGCTTGGCAGTGGGAAAAAATTTATTCCTGGCACTTTGCAGAG gTTCCAGTATTGCAGATAATTCTAATGCCTGATGTTTGTAATCTTGTGTGTGTGGCTTTGGGAAATTTGGAAATCAGAGAAATCAG GGCATTACTTTGTTCCTCAGATGGTAAAAGTGGAAAGCAAGTACTCCTGAGCTCTGGAAATATAAAAACTGTGCTTGGCCTGACAAAAAGGAGGCTAGTCAGTAGCAGTGGGACCCTTTGTGATCAGCAAGTAGAAATCATGACGTTTGCAGAAGATGGAGG